In one Candidatus Paceibacterota bacterium genomic region, the following are encoded:
- the secF gene encoding protein translocase subunit SecF — MFIIRLRKIFFTISALAIVASVFAISFYGFNFGIDFKGGSLIEASYENTRPDISALTTSLEKVIQGAHVQLAGEKGVFVRTKDLTEAEHTAVLGALTIDKNVATEERFNSIGPVIGKELRSKAWMAITAVILGIMLFIAFAFRKVSQPISSWKYGFVTTISLVHDIIIPTGIFVYLGKEVNSLFVVALLSILGISVHDKIVVFDRVRENLRLRLYKDFSETVGKSLEQTFARSINTSLTILAVLFALFYFGPETTRDFSLLLFIGVAIGTYSSIFFGAPLLVWFEKLQLGKGNK; from the coding sequence ATGTTTATCATCAGATTACGAAAAATTTTCTTCACAATCTCGGCGCTCGCAATAGTAGCATCGGTTTTTGCAATTTCATTTTATGGCTTTAATTTTGGGATAGATTTTAAGGGTGGTTCACTTATTGAAGCATCATACGAAAATACGCGTCCAGATATCTCTGCTTTAACGACTAGTTTGGAAAAAGTTATTCAAGGTGCTCATGTACAACTTGCGGGGGAGAAGGGTGTTTTTGTTCGAACAAAAGACTTAACCGAAGCTGAGCACACTGCTGTTTTAGGCGCCTTAACTATCGACAAAAATGTGGCGACAGAGGAACGTTTTAACTCAATAGGGCCTGTTATTGGAAAGGAATTGCGATCTAAAGCTTGGATGGCAATCACCGCAGTTATATTGGGCATAATGCTCTTTATCGCTTTTGCTTTCCGAAAGGTGTCACAACCAATTTCTTCTTGGAAGTATGGATTTGTCACAACTATTTCTTTGGTTCATGACATTATTATTCCAACTGGTATTTTTGTTTATCTTGGAAAAGAAGTTAACTCTCTTTTTGTTGTGGCTCTGCTTTCTATCTTGGGTATTTCTGTGCACGACAAGATTGTTGTTTTTGACAGAGTTCGTGAAAATCTCCGCCTACGTCTCTATAAAGACTTTTCAGAAACTGTCGGTAAAAGTTTGGAACAAACATTTGCTCGTTCAATTAACACTTCCCTTACGATCTTGGCAGTACTTTTCGCTCTGTTCTATTTTGGACCAGAAACGACTCGCGACTTCTCACTTCTTTTGTTCATCGGAGTTGCTATCGGTACATACTCATCAATTTTCTTCGGCGCACCTCTTTTGGTCTGGTTTGAGAAGCTACAACTAGGGAAGGGGAATAAGTAG
- the secD gene encoding protein translocase subunit SecD, protein MLKRRLVAVFILLAGFAIGYFVYSSEGRLAGERNLPLASSFSKFPFKLGLDLSGGSHLVYQADTSALKPEEIKDAMDSLRDVIERRVNVFGVAEPIVQVESKGNQVGDQRLIVELPGVTDVKQATAMIGQTPTLEFKTERPEGAEKDAIIKAYQEYESTKNSGSPVISPLLFQDPMYVSTTLTGRFLERASLQFDQTTRVPTVSLQFDEEGSDLFAKITKENINKTVAIYLDNQPISTPVVREEIRGGQAEISGNFTPQEAKQLVGRLNSGALPIPISLLSTETISAPLGQKALADGVKAGLVGLLAVAIFLLAWYRLPGLIAVLALCVYVVIMLAMFKLFGITLTAAGIAGFILSVGMAVDANILIAERTKEELRAGKTISNAISEGFVRAWSSIRDSNISSIITGIMLFWFGTSLIQGFALVFVLGVLVSMFSAITVTRSFLMALGIEDAGTFTRFIFSSGVSKG, encoded by the coding sequence ATGTTAAAAAGGAGATTAGTTGCGGTTTTTATACTATTGGCCGGTTTCGCAATCGGCTACTTTGTCTATTCTTCAGAGGGAAGATTGGCCGGTGAGCGAAATCTACCCCTCGCAAGTTCGTTTTCTAAGTTTCCATTTAAGTTAGGTCTAGATCTTTCTGGTGGTAGCCATCTTGTTTATCAGGCAGACACCTCAGCCCTTAAACCAGAAGAGATTAAAGATGCAATGGATTCACTCCGTGATGTTATCGAAAGGCGCGTTAATGTTTTTGGTGTTGCTGAGCCAATTGTGCAAGTTGAATCAAAAGGAAACCAAGTTGGTGACCAAAGACTAATTGTTGAGCTTCCTGGTGTGACAGACGTAAAGCAGGCAACTGCTATGATTGGACAGACCCCAACCCTAGAATTTAAAACTGAGAGACCTGAAGGTGCTGAAAAAGATGCAATCATAAAGGCATATCAAGAGTATGAGAGTACCAAAAATTCCGGAAGCCCAGTTATTAGTCCTCTCCTTTTCCAAGACCCAATGTATGTTTCAACAACACTCACTGGACGCTTTTTAGAAAGAGCTTCTTTGCAGTTTGATCAAACAACAAGAGTACCGACAGTATCATTGCAGTTTGACGAAGAGGGCTCTGATTTGTTTGCAAAAATTACAAAAGAAAATATCAATAAAACAGTTGCTATCTACCTAGATAACCAGCCAATTTCAACGCCGGTTGTACGCGAAGAGATTAGGGGAGGACAGGCAGAGATTTCGGGAAACTTCACTCCACAAGAAGCAAAACAGCTCGTCGGGCGCTTAAATTCGGGAGCTTTACCAATTCCAATATCATTACTTTCGACCGAAACAATCAGTGCTCCGCTTGGGCAAAAAGCCCTTGCCGATGGCGTTAAGGCTGGCCTCGTTGGTCTACTTGCTGTAGCAATTTTCCTTTTGGCTTGGTACCGACTTCCAGGACTAATCGCGGTTTTGGCTCTTTGTGTCTATGTCGTAATCATGCTCGCAATGTTTAAGTTGTTTGGAATAACACTTACCGCAGCAGGTATTGCAGGATTTATTCTTTCTGTTGGTATGGCCGTTGACGCAAATATTCTTATTGCAGAAAGAACAAAGGAGGAACTACGCGCAGGGAAGACAATATCAAATGCTATTTCAGAAGGATTCGTTCGCGCATGGTCTTCAATTCGTGATTCAAACATTTCAAGTATCATTACTGGAATTATGCTTTTCTGGTTTGGAACAAGTTTAATTCAAGGTTTTGCTCTTGTTTTTGTTCTTGGAGTTTTGGTGAGTATGTTCTCAGCTATCACCGTTACACGCAGTTTCTTGATGGCTCTTGGTATTGAAGACGCGGGAACATTTACTAGATTTATTTTCTCCAGTGGCGTTAGTAAGGGTTAA